A genome region from Pseudanabaena sp. Chao 1811 includes the following:
- a CDS encoding TMEM165/GDT1 family protein, giving the protein MDWQLLFLSFSTIFLSELGDKSQLATMSLSGSSAAPRYVFIGSAAALLLASAVGVFLGDSLSVFLPTKLLKAIAAGLFAIMAIRLLSPQK; this is encoded by the coding sequence ATGGATTGGCAATTATTATTTCTGAGCTTTAGTACGATTTTTCTATCCGAGTTAGGCGACAAAAGCCAACTCGCCACCATGAGCTTAAGCGGTAGTTCCGCAGCACCGAGATATGTGTTTATTGGATCTGCGGCAGCATTACTACTCGCAAGCGCTGTAGGCGTATTTCTCGGTGATAGTCTCTCTGTATTTTTGCCAACAAAGTTGCTTAAAGCGATCGCCGCAGGTCTATTCGCTATTATGGCAATACGTCTATTATCGCCTCAAAAATAA
- a CDS encoding type II toxin-antitoxin system Phd/YefM family antitoxin has protein sequence MKILNASEARANLFSLVEQVNKDHLPRFITSRQGDAVLLSKADWESIQETLYLQSIPNLVESIRVAERADDWISEDEFLGTLDGLED, from the coding sequence ATGAAAATTCTCAACGCAAGTGAAGCAAGAGCCAACCTGTTCAGCTTAGTCGAGCAAGTTAACAAAGATCATTTACCAAGATTTATTACGAGTCGACAAGGTGACGCAGTATTGCTATCTAAGGCTGACTGGGAAAGCATACAGGAAACTCTCTATCTACAGTCTATACCCAATCTAGTTGAGTCAATTAGAGTCGCCGAACGAGCAGATGATTGGATTTCTGAGGATGAATTTCTAGGAACCTTGGATGGACTGGAAGATTGA
- a CDS encoding acyl-CoA thioesterase has translation MNPAFIYHRTIHFRDTDAAGVVYFANGLSLCHEAYEASLSASGINLKYFFRGELIAVPITHASIDFLKPMFCGDRIAISLIATILSPESFQIEYQLYFDGEGIEKKAIAKALTKHTCIDTSTRKRCNLSDELLQWIKFTQ, from the coding sequence ATGAATCCAGCTTTCATTTACCATCGAACGATTCACTTCCGTGACACTGATGCGGCGGGAGTAGTGTATTTCGCTAATGGTCTATCCCTTTGCCATGAAGCCTATGAAGCTTCCCTATCTGCATCAGGAATTAATCTCAAATATTTCTTTCGTGGAGAATTGATCGCTGTGCCGATCACTCACGCAAGTATTGACTTTTTGAAGCCGATGTTTTGTGGCGATCGCATAGCGATTTCTTTAATAGCGACCATACTTAGTCCAGAATCTTTTCAGATTGAATATCAACTGTATTTTGATGGAGAAGGTATAGAAAAAAAGGCGATCGCAAAGGCTTTAACTAAACATACCTGTATTGACACTAGCACCAGAAAACGGTGCAATCTTTCTGATGAACTTTTGCAATGGATTAAATTTACACAATGA
- a CDS encoding class I SAM-dependent methyltransferase produces MTTILRDWSYRYQWFYDTVSALAALSVGGENRFRKLFLKDLQINPDAKILDLCCGAGQATQELVKHFSHVTGLDASPIAIKRAKQRVPQAEYVDAFAEKMPFSDRSFDLVITSTAMHEMEPEQLQQIIQEVHRILTPEGQFIIIDFHRPTNPLFWLPIATFLWLFETETAWQLLKTDLQQLLSKTGFKVESCQLYAGGSLQVLRSRKVL; encoded by the coding sequence ATGACGACTATTTTACGGGACTGGAGTTATCGTTATCAGTGGTTTTATGATACTGTCTCTGCATTAGCTGCTCTCAGTGTTGGCGGCGAAAATCGATTTCGGAAATTATTTTTAAAAGACTTACAAATTAATCCAGATGCAAAGATTCTTGATCTTTGCTGTGGGGCAGGTCAAGCTACGCAGGAGTTAGTCAAACATTTCTCTCATGTAACTGGGCTAGATGCTTCACCGATCGCTATTAAACGCGCCAAGCAAAGAGTCCCGCAAGCTGAATATGTAGATGCTTTTGCGGAAAAAATGCCCTTTAGCGATCGCAGCTTTGATCTAGTGATTACGAGTACAGCCATGCACGAAATGGAACCTGAACAATTGCAGCAAATTATCCAAGAAGTACATCGTATCCTTACTCCCGAAGGTCAATTCATCATCATTGATTTTCATCGCCCCACCAATCCGCTATTTTGGCTGCCGATCGCCACTTTCCTATGGTTATTTGAGACGGAAACCGCATGGCAGTTACTCAAAACTGATCTGCAACAGCTTTTGAGCAAAACTGGATTTAAAGTTGAGTCCTGTCAACTCTATGCAGGTGGTAGTTTGCAAGTATTGCGATCGCGCAAAGTGTTGTAA
- a CDS encoding Txe/YoeB family addiction module toxin: MDWKIEFSRNVIKDAQKLKSANLDSNFKSLLEILKQNPYEPPYEKLSGNLKGYFSRRINIKHRLVYSVNEETKPVRVVSVWSHYE, from the coding sequence ATGGACTGGAAGATTGAATTTAGTCGAAATGTGATTAAGGATGCTCAAAAACTGAAGTCTGCCAATTTGGACTCTAACTTCAAATCTTTGCTAGAAATTCTCAAACAAAATCCCTACGAGCCTCCCTATGAGAAACTTTCAGGTAACTTGAAAGGATATTTCTCAAGACGCATCAATATCAAACATCGTTTGGTTTATTCAGTTAATGAAGAAACTAAACCTGTTCGAGTTGTTTCTGTATGGTCACATTATGAATAG
- the aroF gene encoding 3-deoxy-7-phosphoheptulonate synthase, translating to MIVVTKIGTPAEEVERICDELSSWGLSPEKIVGKHKVVLGLVGETADLDRHRIEELSPWIETVLRVERPFKRASREYRQNESSVVIVPTPNGDIAIGENCPLVVVAGPCSVENEEMIVETAIRVKASGAQFLRGGAYKPRTSPYAFQGHGESALSLLAAAREASGLGIITEVMDTGDIEKIAEVADVLQIGARNMQNFSLLKQVGKQNKPILLKRGLAATIDDWLMAAEYILAEGNPNVILCERGIRTFDREYTRNTLDLAAIPVLRKLTHLPIMIDPSHGTGWSDYVPSMSLASIAAGVDSLMIEVHPNPKKALSDGPQSLTFDAFDKLMMQVNRMAQVMGRA from the coding sequence GTGATCGTAGTAACCAAGATTGGTACACCCGCAGAGGAAGTTGAGCGGATCTGCGACGAACTATCTAGTTGGGGATTATCACCTGAAAAAATTGTTGGCAAGCATAAAGTTGTGTTGGGATTAGTGGGCGAAACCGCCGATCTCGATCGCCACCGTATCGAAGAATTAAGCCCTTGGATAGAGACAGTCTTGCGAGTAGAACGTCCCTTTAAACGCGCTAGTCGCGAATATCGCCAAAATGAATCGAGCGTCGTAATTGTACCTACGCCTAATGGGGATATTGCGATCGGAGAAAATTGTCCTTTAGTCGTTGTTGCGGGACCTTGCTCCGTTGAGAACGAAGAGATGATTGTGGAAACGGCAATCCGAGTCAAGGCATCGGGCGCACAGTTTCTCAGGGGTGGAGCCTACAAGCCACGCACTTCTCCCTATGCCTTTCAGGGACATGGAGAGAGCGCTCTATCACTTCTCGCCGCCGCAAGGGAAGCTAGCGGTTTAGGAATCATTACGGAAGTAATGGATACTGGTGATATTGAGAAGATTGCGGAAGTTGCTGACGTGTTGCAAATCGGCGCAAGAAATATGCAGAACTTCTCTCTACTGAAACAGGTAGGTAAACAGAATAAGCCAATTTTACTGAAGCGAGGCTTAGCGGCAACGATCGATGATTGGCTCATGGCAGCAGAATATATTCTCGCTGAAGGAAATCCCAATGTAATTCTTTGTGAACGTGGTATTCGTACCTTCGATCGCGAATATACTCGCAACACCCTAGACTTGGCAGCAATACCTGTACTACGCAAGTTAACCCATTTGCCAATCATGATCGATCCAAGTCATGGCACGGGCTGGTCGGATTATGTGCCATCGATGAGTTTAGCCTCGATCGCTGCGGGGGTAGATTCCTTGATGATCGAAGTGCATCCTAATCCTAAAAAAGCTCTATCTGACGGGCCTCAATCTCTCACCTTTGATGCTTTCGACAAGTTAATGATGCAGGTCAATCGCATGGCACAAGTAATGGGAAGAGCATAA
- a CDS encoding TMEM165/GDT1 family protein, translating into MMSLKSEPKPEIPSLKPLPTLSPTQSQVTSEHWQIAITTFITVFLAEIGDKTQLTTLMIAAQSHQPWIVFGGAAIALVCTSLLGVLAGKWLAKTFSPNLLNTLAGLSFLILSISLLWDAIL; encoded by the coding sequence ATGATGTCACTAAAATCTGAGCCTAAGCCTGAGATCCCATCTCTAAAACCATTGCCAACCTTATCACCAACGCAATCTCAGGTAACATCAGAGCATTGGCAAATTGCTATTACCACCTTTATTACAGTGTTCTTAGCAGAGATTGGTGACAAAACGCAGCTCACTACCTTGATGATTGCAGCCCAATCGCATCAGCCTTGGATTGTCTTTGGAGGAGCAGCGATCGCCTTAGTGTGCACAAGCTTACTAGGTGTACTTGCTGGTAAATGGCTTGCCAAAACATTTTCACCAAATTTGTTAAATACCCTAGCAGGTTTAAGTTTTCTGATTCTTTCCATTAGCTTATTGTGGGATGCCATTCTTTAG
- the lipA gene encoding lipoyl synthase has product MAVKPDWLRVKAPQWERVGNVKEVLRDLGLNTVCEEASCPNIGECFNQGTATFLIMGPACTRACPYCDIDFEKKPQALDPMEPINLGEAVRRMNLKHVVVTSVNRDDLPDGGASQFVRCIEEIRKLMPQTTIELLIPDLCANWEALETILSARPHVLNHNTETVPRLYRRVRPQGDYQRSLELLRRAREIAPWVYTKSGIMVGMSETDEEVRAVMRDLRAVDCDIITIGQYLQPSAKHLTLHEFVTPEQFEAWRIAGEEMGFLQVVSSPLTRSSYHAEQVQALMKLYPKEV; this is encoded by the coding sequence ATGGCAGTCAAACCAGATTGGTTGCGAGTAAAAGCTCCACAGTGGGAGCGCGTTGGTAATGTCAAAGAAGTCCTGCGCGACTTGGGGCTAAATACTGTGTGCGAAGAAGCATCTTGTCCGAATATTGGTGAATGCTTCAACCAAGGAACTGCCACCTTTTTGATTATGGGGCCTGCTTGCACCCGTGCTTGTCCGTACTGCGATATTGATTTTGAAAAGAAGCCGCAAGCCCTCGATCCGATGGAACCGATTAACCTCGGTGAAGCAGTGCGACGGATGAATCTCAAGCATGTCGTGGTAACTTCCGTTAATCGTGATGACTTGCCCGATGGTGGTGCTTCGCAATTTGTGCGCTGCATTGAAGAGATTCGTAAATTGATGCCACAGACTACGATCGAACTTCTCATTCCCGATCTCTGTGCTAATTGGGAAGCTTTAGAAACGATTCTCTCCGCACGTCCCCATGTGCTGAATCACAATACGGAAACTGTGCCGAGACTTTATCGCCGTGTTCGTCCACAGGGAGACTATCAGCGCAGCTTGGAACTCTTGCGCCGCGCCCGTGAAATTGCGCCTTGGGTCTATACCAAGTCGGGAATTATGGTAGGTATGAGTGAGACTGATGAGGAAGTTAGAGCTGTCATGCGTGATTTACGAGCAGTAGATTGCGACATCATTACCATTGGTCAATATCTCCAACCTTCCGCTAAGCATTTGACTTTGCATGAGTTTGTCACACCTGAGCAGTTTGAAGCATGGCGGATTGCTGGTGAAGAAATGGGGTTTTTGCAAGTGGTTTCTTCGCCGCTTACGCGCAGTTCCTATCATGCTGAGCAGGTACAAGCCTTGATGAAGCTATATCCGAAGGAAGTGTAG